The genomic window GCGGCTGCCACGGGCGCTTCATCCGCCTGCTGTCACAGCATGGTTATGCCGTGGAGGGGCTGGACATCTCCGCACGCATGATCGAGCTGGCGCGGCAGCGGCATCCGGGCGTCACCTTTCATCATGTGGATGTGTGCCAGTGGGAGCCGGAGGGGGCGTATGACTTCATCACCGCGTGGGACAGCATCTGGCACCTGCCGCTGGTGCAGAGTGCGGAGGTGATCACGCGGCTGTGCGGCGCGCTGGCTCCTGGCGGCATCCTCATTTTCACGCTCGGTGGTCTGGATGAGCCCGGAGAGAAGCAGGACTCCAGCATGGGCCCGCCCATGCACTACAGCACCCCCGGCATTCCGCAGACGCTGCAGGTGCTGGCATCTGCTGGCTGCATCCTGCGGCATCTGGAGTATGACCAGCATCCGGAGATGCACGTGTTCGTCATCGCACAGAAGAGCTGAGAAGATCAGGCAGGCACCATTGCGGTCTGGAGTCTGGATGAGGCCAGATGGGCGAGTGCGTCCGGACCCACGGGCTCCTCCGGCTGCCAGGGGAGCCATGCGGTGCGGTGCGCCTGCTTTTCCACCACCTCAAGCAGGTAGCGGCGCTCGGAAGCCTCGCGGCATTGCAGCAGAGGATCGCAGGTGCCGCTGTGCAGCAGGCTTTGATTGATGACCCACGCAAAGGGCTCGATCCGCGCACGGCGCAGATCCTCCTGCAAAGCGGCGGCCTCATGCACCGGCGTGGCCTCCGGCAGCGTGACGAGCAGGATGCGGGTAAAGTCGGGATCGCGCAGACGCTCCAGCAGCCTGAGCACCTGCTCGGGCTGGGTGCTGCGCGCCTGACGCTCCAGCTCGCGATGGTAGGCCTCGCTGGCATCCAGCAGCAGGAGGGTGTGCCCGGTGGGTGCGGTATCTAGCACCACGAAACGGCTCACGCCCTGACCGACCTCGCGAGCAAAGGCGCGAAACACCGCGATCTCCTCCGTACACGGAGAGCGCAGATCCTCCTCCAGCAGCGCACGGCCGGCGTCATCCATCGCGCTACCCTGGGCCTGCATGACCTCGCGCTGATAGGCGGCGGTCTCTTCGGCGGGATCGATCCTGCTGAGCGTGAGCCCCTCCACCCGGCCATGCAGTGTCTGGGCCACATGCGCGGCGGGATCGGTGGTGCTGAGATGCACGGAATGGCCGCGCCGGGCTAGCATGACAGCAATGGCTGCGGCCACGGTGGTCTTGCCTACACCGCCTTTGCCCATGGTCATGATGACACCGTGGCCCTGCTGCTCCATGGCGCTGACGAGGTCTGCCAGGCTTTCCATTTGGGGTGGAGTCCAGCTCTCTGCCACCTGAGGCGTGAGACTGCCGGGTGTCTCGCCACCCAGCAGCACGCGCAGCCCGGCGATGCCGAGAATATTGATGGCACGCAATGGCACGATGTAGCTGGGCATGCTGCGGATGAAGTCACCTGCCGCCTCCAGGGCGGCCATGCCGCGCTGCTGCATGGCCTGCGCGGTGGGATCCTTCGCGCACGGCGTTTCAAAGGCACCGTTGATGACGAGGCATTGATTTCCCACGCCGATGGCGCGCAGCTCTTTGGAGGTGCGCTCCGCCTCGCGCAAGGCCGCGCCCTGAGGGCGGCTGACCAGCACGAGCGTGGTGGCCGCTGCGTCTGCCAGCGTGCGGACGGTGGCCTCGTAAATAACACGCTGCTTTTCCAGACCAGCCAGCGGACCCAGACAGGAGGTGCCGCTGGTGTTGCTCTCCAGAAACTGGTCCCAAGCCTTGGCCAGGCTCATGAGCCGCAGCGTGTGTCCGGTGGGTGCGGTGTCAAAGATGATGTGGTCGTAGCCCTGCACCGCCTGGGGATTGCCGATGAGGCCGGAGAATTCATCAAACGCCGCGATCTCCACGGTGCATGATCCGGAAAGCTGCTCCTCCATGCTGCGCAGCGCCCCCTCTGGCAGAAGGCCGCGCATGGGGCCGATGAGCCGCTCACGATACGCTGCGGCTGCGTCCACGGGATTGATGTTCATGGCCTCCAGCCCCGGAGCGCCGACGATGGGAGCGGGGTGATTGGTCAGCCGGGTCTCCAGCACTTCATCAAGATTGGAGGCCGGGTCAGTGCTGACCAGCAGCACGCGCCTGCCTGCCTCGGCGAGCTTCAATGCCGCCGCGCAGGACAGCGAGGTCTTTCCCACACCGCCCTTGCCGGTGAAAAAGAGAAAGCGGGTAGCCGTGGCGGGATCAGGCACATAGGGTGGCAGCTTCATGATGCGGCCTCCTCCTTGATGCCCAGTGCGGCACGGAAGAAAGCCGGGCGCTCATCATGGTTGGGATAGCGGCCTTTCATGTAAATCTCTCCATCGAGGAAGATCAGAGGCAGCACGGCTGTCCCTTCCTTTTGCAGCGCGTCTTTGACCGCCGGATTTTGCGCAAAGGCCATGGGCTGCTGCCCGAGATTCTGGCGCTCCACCTTCACCCCCTGTCCGGACAGCTGGGAAAGCATGGCGGCGAAGTTGACCAGATCGGGGTCCACATTCGTACCGCAGATGCCGGTGGAGCAGCACATGGCAGGATCGTACACTTGGATGGTTTTCATGACAGTTGAGAGCTACGACGGGATGAGCAGGGTTCTTTGAATTGAAACCAAACTGCTTGGCAAAACGGCCAAGTAAATGGCCAGCCTTGTGCCTGGCTTGTTCTTTTAGGATCATCGGCAGCTTTTCTTTTCCGCTTTGTTTCCTGCCCGCCAATGGTCATTACTGCCTGCACATGGCCGCCGCTTCTTCATCTCCCACCATCTCTCCCTGCCAGAGCTGCGGTGCGTGCTGTGCGCACTACCGCGTCTCCTTCTACTGGCAGGAGGCGGCCCAGCGCGGGCTGGATGAGAGCCTGCTGGTGCAGGTGAGCCCGTGGCAGGTGTGCTTTCGCGGCACGGAGCAGAAGCCCGTGCGCTGTGTGAACCTGGAGGGGGAGGTGGGCACGTGTGTCTCCTGCCGGATCTATGATCAGCGAACGACGCCCTGCCGCAGTGTGGATGCGGGTGACGAAAAATGCCTGCAGGCCCGCGCAGCGCACGGGCTCGGCTCTTTTCAGCCATGATCAAGCCCCAAGGACGCAGTCATCGCCCTTGGGTCCGTGGCTCTTCGCTCCAGCCTATTTCAGCAGTCCGGCCCAGGCCTTGCGCTCAGACCACAGAATGAACAGCGCCAGCGCGGAGACGACGATGAGCATCGGCTGCAGGATGCCATCTCCTGCCACAAAGTGGTGGAAGGCCAGGATGTTCACAATGATGGGGCCCAGGCACAGCAGGCCAAGGTTTCGCGTCTTGGGAAGGATGAGCAGGATGCCGCCGAGAAGCTCAAACACCTTCACAAACTTCATGTAGCCCGTGGTGCCAAAGGCCGCCATGAAATGGGAGATGGGGGTGTCCTTGGGCAGCTCAGGCATGGGGGCCAGATTAAACAGAACGGTGACGGCGGACATCACAAACAGAAGTCCGAGCAGGATGGAGGCGATGAGTGGCGCGTATTTCATAGGAGTGGAGTGTGGGGGCTGAAGGAATCAAAGCAAGATGCGATCCGAAAAGATGGTGACAGGCTGCTTTATCCGAGATGCGCCGCCAGACGGTCAAAGTTCTCCTCATTGGCAGGCACGCAGATGGGCTTGAAGCGCTCGCACATTTCCTCGCTGGGAAACTGCATGCACCAGGTCATGTGAGTACCCTCACCGGCATCGGCAAGAGAGATGGTCATCTGGAAATGCGGGGCGATGTGCTCATACACGATGCGCTCGGCAGGCACCACCTCGATGAAGCGGGCATGATTGGTGTAGTCCTTGCCGTCCGGGCCGTGCATGGTGAATTTCCAGTCGCCACCGGGACGAAGGTCAAACTCCTCAAAGGTGTTGGTAAAGCCCTTGGGGCCCCACCATTGTGCGAGCTGGGCTGGATCGCTGAACGCGGCAAACAGGCGCTCGCGGCTGGTTTCGAAAAGGCGGGTGCTGATGATCTGGGAGGGGGACAGGCTCATGGGATGAAGGCGGGCTGGGTTCACGCATTCAGCGGATCAGCACTCGGTGCCAGCGTGACCATCCAGCCCATGCCGAATTTGTCCTGCAGCATGCCAAAGCAGGAGGACCAGAAGGTCTTGCCCAAGGGCATGGTGACGCTGCCGCCTGCGGAGAGGGCCTCAAAAACGCGTTGGGCATCCGCTTCAGCAGGCAGGGCCAGCGAAAGCGAGAAGCCGCGAAAGCCCTTGCTCTCTTCGCCGCCGCAGCCATCGGAGGCCAGGATGACACTGCCGCCCACCTTGAAGCTGGCGTGCATGACCTTGCTCTCGTAGCCGGCGGGCAGCATGCCCGGGGGCGCGGGCTCGGGGCTGTCGCTGTAGCGCATGAGCATCTGCACCTCGGCGCCGATGGCGGTTTTATAAAACTCGAGTGCTTCCTCGCAGCGGCCGCCGAAGAAGAGATAGGGCTGGATGTAAGACTGGGACATGGTGGTATGGGGTGGATGTGAAGTTGAAGTGTGTTACTTGCTCATGAGTTCGACGAGCTGGTCAAAGGCCTTGCCCCAGCCTTCGGCGAAGCCCATGGAGGCGTGCTTTTCGCAGGCTTCCTTGGTCCAGTGCAGGGCGCGGGCGGTGTAGCGGGTCTTGCCGCTCGGCAGCGTCTCCCAGGTGAGCACGGCGGTGAAAAAGTGATTGGGGTTGGGCTCCCAGCCGGGCAGATAGGCATCGGTAAAGACGAGCTTTTCATTCGGCACCACCTCCAGATACACGCCCACATTGGGAAACTCCTGGCCTTCGGGGCTGCGCATGGTGGTCTTGCAGGTGCCGCCGGGGCGGAGGTCGATCTCGCACGCGGTGGTGGTCCAGGGCGCAGGCGTGAACCACTTCACGAGCAGGTCTGGCTGCGTCCATCCGGCGTAGAGTTTGGCGGCTGGAATGTCGGTTTCGCGAACGAGCACAAGCTCACGTTCGGAAAGAGGGGATTCGATGGGTGTTGGGAGTGGCATGGGATATCAGATGGTTGAAATAGGAGATGTTCAGGTGGCGGCGCTGCAGCCGCAGCATGGCTTTGTCGTCGTGCGACCGTCGTTTTCGTAGCGGTCATGGCGCTTCACCCAGTCCATGAGGTTGCCATTCACCTTCTCCATGCGGCCCTTCGGCGTCTGGTCGATGAACTGATACGCGCCCAGCAGGGTTTCGCCGCCACGGCTGAAGCAGGAGTAGGTGTGGAAGATCTGGCCGGAGTCGTCTTTGGAAAAGACGGAGAAGCCGGGCAGCTCCTGGCAGTCGGGGCTGTAGTCCTGCTCAGAGAAATTGTAGGTCATCCGGCCGTTCGTCACACGTTCAGGTGGGAAGGAGACGTGGAAGTCGTAGTTGAAGTCCGTGTGTGCGGAGGACACCCAGCGGAAGCCCCAGCCCATGCGTTTGCGGTAAGCCTCCAGCTTTTCGAGCGGTGCGCGGGAGACCGCCACAAAGGTGAGGTCATGATGCTCAAAATGCTGGCGTGCGCCGTCCACGTGATCGCAAAGAAAAGAGCAGCCGGTGCAGCCCTCCTCCCAGTCCGGGCCAAACATGAAGTGGTAGAGAAAGAGCTGGCTGCGACCGTCAAAGAGATCGCTCAGCGTGGCCTGACCGGAGGGCGTGTCAAAGACGTAGGGCTTGGTGATCTTCACCCAGGGCAGCTCGCGGCGCAGGCGGGCCAGTTCATCATTGGCCTGCATGTGGGCTTTTTCCTTGGCCAGCAGAGCGCGGCGCGCCTCCAGCCATTCATCCTGGGAGACGATGGGATGTGCATTCATGGCATGATTGGTGGTGGGGTGGTTCAGTCCTGAATCGTTTGATTCAGCTCGGTGCGGAAGGTGGCGGGATCATCGCTGGCCTCGGGGCCTGAGAGATAGCGCTCCCACAGACTGGGGCCCAGCGTGTGCCCCTGTGCCTCGATGAGATCCTGAAAGTCTCCCCATGCCTGACCCAGCCCCTCGTAGGGGCCGGTGTACACGGTGCGGATGATGGTAGCGGCGGGGATCTCGCCCGCCTTGACCCGACCTGCCGGCTGCAGCTCACCAGAGATGGGCACGCCCACTTCAAAATTAAAGATGCCGGGTGTCATGCCAAAGTGATGCGCAAACACCGCCCCCCTGGGGCCAATGCCCTGCGTGCTGGCGGCACCAATCACCTCGTGGATGGCGGGGCCCATGACCTGCTGGATCTGGTCTCGCGGAACGGTGATGTGGATCACCGCCGCAGGCTGCGCGGTGGTGGAGATGGGCGATGAAATTTCGTCAAGCATAGCAGGGCATGGTGGAATGGGGTGGCTCAGGCTTTCGGCGCTGCCTCGGCCAGCTTTTTCAGATTGGCCAGACCTTCCAGGAACTGGTCGCCGCACATCTTCTCGCAGTTCATGAAGAGGCTCATGATCTTGCCGATGAAGGGCTTCTTGCTCTGCATGGCCCAGGTGATCTTGGTGCCGGTGCCTTCCGGGGCGAAGGTGAACTGCACATCGCTGCTGCCGGCAAAGGGACGCACAAACTCCAGCTTCATGCCGATCTTTTCATGGGGCTTGCTCTCGACGAGCGTGGTGCTGCCTTCGCCCACTTCGTTGTTGCCGTTCCAGCGATAAACCGCGCCCACGCCTTCGGACGGGCCTTCCAGAGTTTTCTTCATGGCGGGGTCCAGCTTTGACCAGGGAGACCACGCATCCCACTGGCGGAAGTCGTTCACGATTTTAAACACCGTGGCCGGTGCCGCCGTGGTGGTGGCGCTGCGCGTCACAGTCATATCGTCCGACTGAAACGAGGCGGCGATGCAGATGAGGGCGATGACGGCCACGAGGCCGAGGATGATTTTCTTGATCATGGGATGTGCGTTGGGTGGGTGGTGTTACTTGTCTGACTCCTTGGAGGCCGGGCACTTCTCCGTCATGGAGTTCCAGCGCTTCTGCATCTCCTCCGGGGAGACTTTTTCGATCTCGTGCTGCAGCATCCAGATGTGGCCGAAGGGATCGCACACACAGCCGCTACGGAAGCCGTAAAACATGTCTGTTGCGGGCATCTGCACCGTGGCTCCGGCTGCTGCCGCCTTGGCTATGGCGGCGTCTGCATTCTCCACCATGAGGGAAAACTTCACCGGCGTGCCGCCCAGCGTCTGCGGCGACTTGTTCCAGGCGGGATTTTCATCGGAGAGCATGAGGAGACCGCCCTGGAGATTAAGTTCGGCGTGGCCGATCTTTCCGGTGGCGGCGTCCACGAGGCGGAAGCGCTCGGTGGCGCCAAAGGCCTCCTGGTAAAAGGAGATGGCCTTGGCGGCATCCTGCACGGTGATGTAGGGGCTGAAGGCGGGGTAGCTGTGGTCGGGGGTGCTCATGGTGGTGGAGGGTGGGGGTTGGGTTGAGATCATTCTTTTCCGGCGGCCTTGACCTCCGCCATAGGGCGGCAGAGATCGGCGATGGGGCGCACTTCGATGCTGGCGCCGTATTGCAGGATGGGGCACTCCTGCGCGATGCGCACCGCCTCTTCCATGCTGCCCACGGCGATGCGGAAGTACCCGGCGATGGCCTCCTTGGATTCGGCAAAGACACCGTCGGTCACGCTGGTGCCCCTGGGGCCGGAGACGAGCTTTCCTTCCTCCATCAGCGGCTGCGCGCCGCGATGGATGCCGGTCTTTCCCAGGCGGTCCACCCAGGCGTAGAAGTCGGTCATCACATGCTGCAGCTCAGAGGGGGACATGCCGTGGTTCCAGTGGGTGCCGCGAATGAGGAGGAGGTATTCGTCAGTGGGGTTTTGGGGATTCATCGGGGAGGGGTTTCGTTGGTCAGATCTGAGGCGGTGCAGCGCTGGGACTCCAGCGGACGCACCTCGTAGTGAATGCCGCAGGGCAGCGTGGGGCTGTGGGAGAGCAGCTCGGCGGCCTCCGGCAGACTGGCGGCGCTGACAAACCAGTAACCACCCACCACTTCCTTGGCCTCGCCAAAGGGGCCGTCTGTCACGAAGCCCGTCCTGGACACCGAGGCCCCCTCGGTGCTGAGGCGGCTGCCGGCACGCATGCGGCCTGCGTCGATGTGCGCATACAGCCAGGCGTAAAAGTCGGTTATGGCCGCGTCGATCTGCTCCTTGGACTTGTCTTTGTCCCAGTGGCCGCGTGAGATCACAAGGTAGTCATTGAGGGGGGCTTTGGCGTTCATGGAAAGGGAGGAAACAAGGTGGCTTCAAAAGGGACGACGAATGGGCGGGACGGAAAAGGACAGCGTGGTGAAAAAATTTTTCCTTTATGTCCCGAAGCCAGCAGCAGCGGCCTCGCTGTCGGCGATGCGGCTTTCAAAAAAGCGGCGCTCCGAGGGCAGCACGGCGAGCGCCAGCGCGCGGCAGTAGTGAGTGGCGGCGGTCTGGTGCTGCCCCAGCTCTGTGGCAAAGGCCCCGCGCGCGGCGTGCAGGGAGAGATAGGTGTCCAGCCCCTTCACGGTTCCCAGGGCATCCAGCCCACGCTGCGCCCCATGCACGCGCCCCACGGCGATGGCGCGGTTCAGCGCCACCACAGGA from Prosthecobacter vanneervenii includes these protein-coding regions:
- a CDS encoding class I SAM-dependent methyltransferase — its product is MQPADIARSYDEIAHQWLEPHLETNGMRQHEHALRFRKQQGGGRALDVGCGCHGRFIRLLSQHGYAVEGLDISARMIELARQRHPGVTFHHVDVCQWEPEGAYDFITAWDSIWHLPLVQSAEVITRLCGALAPGGILIFTLGGLDEPGEKQDSSMGPPMHYSTPGIPQTLQVLASAGCILRHLEYDQHPEMHVFVIAQKS
- the arsA gene encoding arsenical pump-driving ATPase — its product is MKLPPYVPDPATATRFLFFTGKGGVGKTSLSCAAALKLAEAGRRVLLVSTDPASNLDEVLETRLTNHPAPIVGAPGLEAMNINPVDAAAAYRERLIGPMRGLLPEGALRSMEEQLSGSCTVEIAAFDEFSGLIGNPQAVQGYDHIIFDTAPTGHTLRLMSLAKAWDQFLESNTSGTSCLGPLAGLEKQRVIYEATVRTLADAAATTLVLVSRPQGAALREAERTSKELRAIGVGNQCLVINGAFETPCAKDPTAQAMQQRGMAALEAAGDFIRSMPSYIVPLRAINILGIAGLRVLLGGETPGSLTPQVAESWTPPQMESLADLVSAMEQQGHGVIMTMGKGGVGKTTVAAAIAVMLARRGHSVHLSTTDPAAHVAQTLHGRVEGLTLSRIDPAEETAAYQREVMQAQGSAMDDAGRALLEEDLRSPCTEEIAVFRAFAREVGQGVSRFVVLDTAPTGHTLLLLDASEAYHRELERQARSTQPEQVLRLLERLRDPDFTRILLVTLPEATPVHEAAALQEDLRRARIEPFAWVINQSLLHSGTCDPLLQCREASERRYLLEVVEKQAHRTAWLPWQPEEPVGPDALAHLASSRLQTAMVPA
- the arsD gene encoding arsenite efflux transporter metallochaperone ArsD; its protein translation is MKTIQVYDPAMCCSTGICGTNVDPDLVNFAAMLSQLSGQGVKVERQNLGQQPMAFAQNPAVKDALQKEGTAVLPLIFLDGEIYMKGRYPNHDERPAFFRAALGIKEEAAS
- a CDS encoding YkgJ family cysteine cluster protein, which produces MAAASSSPTISPCQSCGACCAHYRVSFYWQEAAQRGLDESLLVQVSPWQVCFRGTEQKPVRCVNLEGEVGTCVSCRIYDQRTTPCRSVDAGDEKCLQARAAHGLGSFQP
- a CDS encoding SRPBCC family protein, yielding MSLSPSQIISTRLFETSRERLFAAFSDPAQLAQWWGPKGFTNTFEEFDLRPGGDWKFTMHGPDGKDYTNHARFIEVVPAERIVYEHIAPHFQMTISLADAGEGTHMTWCMQFPSEEMCERFKPICVPANEENFDRLAAHLG
- a CDS encoding VOC family protein, which encodes MSQSYIQPYLFFGGRCEEALEFYKTAIGAEVQMLMRYSDSPEPAPPGMLPAGYESKVMHASFKVGGSVILASDGCGGEESKGFRGFSLSLALPAEADAQRVFEALSAGGSVTMPLGKTFWSSCFGMLQDKFGMGWMVTLAPSADPLNA
- a CDS encoding SRPBCC family protein — its product is MPLPTPIESPLSERELVLVRETDIPAAKLYAGWTQPDLLVKWFTPAPWTTTACEIDLRPGGTCKTTMRSPEGQEFPNVGVYLEVVPNEKLVFTDAYLPGWEPNPNHFFTAVLTWETLPSGKTRYTARALHWTKEACEKHASMGFAEGWGKAFDQLVELMSK
- a CDS encoding DUF899 domain-containing protein; this translates as MNAHPIVSQDEWLEARRALLAKEKAHMQANDELARLRRELPWVKITKPYVFDTPSGQATLSDLFDGRSQLFLYHFMFGPDWEEGCTGCSFLCDHVDGARQHFEHHDLTFVAVSRAPLEKLEAYRKRMGWGFRWVSSAHTDFNYDFHVSFPPERVTNGRMTYNFSEQDYSPDCQELPGFSVFSKDDSGQIFHTYSCFSRGGETLLGAYQFIDQTPKGRMEKVNGNLMDWVKRHDRYENDGRTTTKPCCGCSAAT
- a CDS encoding GyrI-like domain-containing protein, whose product is MLDEISSPISTTAQPAAVIHITVPRDQIQQVMGPAIHEVIGAASTQGIGPRGAVFAHHFGMTPGIFNFEVGVPISGELQPAGRVKAGEIPAATIIRTVYTGPYEGLGQAWGDFQDLIEAQGHTLGPSLWERYLSGPEASDDPATFRTELNQTIQD
- a CDS encoding SRPBCC family protein produces the protein MIKKIILGLVAVIALICIAASFQSDDMTVTRSATTTAAPATVFKIVNDFRQWDAWSPWSKLDPAMKKTLEGPSEGVGAVYRWNGNNEVGEGSTTLVESKPHEKIGMKLEFVRPFAGSSDVQFTFAPEGTGTKITWAMQSKKPFIGKIMSLFMNCEKMCGDQFLEGLANLKKLAEAAPKA
- a CDS encoding VOC family protein, whose translation is MSTPDHSYPAFSPYITVQDAAKAISFYQEAFGATERFRLVDAATGKIGHAELNLQGGLLMLSDENPAWNKSPQTLGGTPVKFSLMVENADAAIAKAAAAGATVQMPATDMFYGFRSGCVCDPFGHIWMLQHEIEKVSPEEMQKRWNSMTEKCPASKESDK
- a CDS encoding YciI family protein encodes the protein MNPQNPTDEYLLLIRGTHWNHGMSPSELQHVMTDFYAWVDRLGKTGIHRGAQPLMEEGKLVSGPRGTSVTDGVFAESKEAIAGYFRIAVGSMEEAVRIAQECPILQYGASIEVRPIADLCRPMAEVKAAGKE
- a CDS encoding YciI family protein: MNAKAPLNDYLVISRGHWDKDKSKEQIDAAITDFYAWLYAHIDAGRMRAGSRLSTEGASVSRTGFVTDGPFGEAKEVVGGYWFVSAASLPEAAELLSHSPTLPCGIHYEVRPLESQRCTASDLTNETPPR